The window CGGCCGAACTCTTCGCGACGGCGGGCGACCGCGAGGGCCGCCCCCAGGCCCTGCTGGCCCTGGCCTCGGCCCAGGCCGGCACCGGCGGCCACGCGGACGCGGTGGCCACCACCGACACCATCCTCGCCCTGCTCGCCGACCCGGCCACCGCACCCGCCGCGCACATCGGCGACTTCACCCGGACCAACGCCCTGTCCCAGCGGGGCGGCGCCCTGCTCGCCCTCGGCCGCGCCCAGGAGGCCGAGCGCACCTACGCCGAAGCCCGCACCGTGGGCGCCCGCGTCGCCGTCCCCCTCCTCCAGGCCATCGCCGCCCTCGGCCAGGCCCAGGCCCTGGCCACCCTCGGCCACCACGACCGCGCCCTCACCGCCGCCCGCGAAGCCAGAACCTTCGCCGAATCCGCCGCCGACCCCACCCGCCTCACCGAAGCCACCCGACTGGAAGCCACCCTGACGGCGCTGAAGGAGTGACCCTGGCGCGGCGCCGACGGAGCCGGACTCGTTCCTGCCCGAGCGTCTCGGGGCGACCCCCAGGTGTCCGGCACGGCGGAGCTGCTCTCTGCTACCGGCTCGGGGCCTCGTGCGCGGTCCGCAGTGGTCGATCGGAACGCCACCCGGCGAACGAGCCGTCGCGGGAACGTACGCCCTCAAGGTCGCCTTCGAACAGCACTGCGGCCTCCGGCCTGCGTGCCGGAGGATCGGCCAGATAGCCGTTGCCGTGATCCCAGGTCCGAAGCTCGCCCGGGAGCGCTTCGTACCAGGCCAGGCCACGGACATTGCAGTTCCTGCACAGGAGCCCCCGCACACACCGCGCTCGGCCTCCAGCGGACCGGCCGGATCATCACCAGCGCCGCGCTGCTGCTGGTGGTCGTGGTCTGCGGGTCCTGACCTCCTCCGTCGCGTTGCTGCAGATGATCGGGTTCGGCCTGGTCATCGCCGTCCTGGTGGACGCGACGCTGGTCCGGGCGGTGCTCGTACCGGCGAGCATGAAGCTGCTGGGCCACTGGGCCTGGTGGGCGCCACGACCGCTGCGGAACCTCCGGCGTCGCCTCGGCCTCGCCCACCGGGAAGGGGCGTCGACCGGTCGTCCGCGCCCGGCCGGCGCCGGGGAGCCGCTCACTCCGCCACCCCTCCGGACGCGTTGATCCCGTCCGGCCCCCGGTCGACCGGGCTCAGCCCGGGAGAGCCGGGTGGGTGGCGGGGTCGTGGGCGGTGGACTGCCAGGCGCGGGGGGTGAGGCCGTAGGTGGTGCGGAAGACGCGGCTGAAGTGGCTGGTGCTGACGAAGCCCCAGCGGCCGGCGACGGCGGCCACGGTGGCGGGGCGGGCCGACGGGCGGGCCAGGTCGCGGCGGCACATCTCCAGGCGGCGCCGCTGGATCCAGCGGCCCACGGTGACGCCCTCGTACTGGAAGAGCTTGTGCAGGTAGCGCACCGAGAAGTGGTGGGCGGCCGCGATCCCCTCCGGGGAGAGCCCGGGGTCGGGGAGCCGGCGCAGGATGTACTCCTTCGTCCGGGCGATCGTGGCCAGGACCTCCTCGGGCACCGGTCCGGCCGCCCGCCGGCGGTGCTCGTGGGCGAGGACGGTGAGCAGGTCCAGTGCCGTACCGGCGAGCCGGGCGGCCACCTGCGGCTCCGGTGCGACCCCGGGGCGGGCCAGCCGGTCCAGGTAGGCGGCCACCAGAGCGGCCGTCCCGGTGTCCGAGCGGAAGGCCGTGCCGGACAGCTCCCGCAGGTCCTCCTCGGCCACTCCGGCCGCTGCCCGGGGCCAGTGGAAGGCCGTGCCGGAGAAGGCCTCCGACACCTCCAGGACGACGGGGCGGCCGGTCCGGGCGACGGCGAACTCGCCCGGCCGCAGGGGCACCCCGTGACCGTCCAGGAGCAGCGCGGCCGTGCCGTGCCGCGGCAGCACCAGGGTGATGTGGTCGCCGCGGCCGCACAGCACCACGCTGCGGCCGTGCGCGGCCGGCCACGGACCGGCGACGATCGAGGAGACCCGCAGCGGGCCGAGCCGGTGGCCGGCGATGCTCGCGGCGAAGGGGACGTGGCCGGACGGGGCGTGGCCGGACGGGACGAGGACGGGGACGGGGACGGGGGCGAGGACGGGCATCGGTACTCCTGCGACGGCCGCCGGGGTGGTCCCGGGCGGCCGGGTGCTGGCACGGGGTGAGGGAAGGGCGCGGGCGACGCGGCCCGCCCTCCCATCCCAGCCGGTCGGACAGCGGGTGACCAGGAAGAACAGCAGGAGGAACTGCGCGGTCGCCGGTGCCGCACGAGCCCCCGTCCTGCCCCGCACCGGCACCGGCTGCCAGCAGCGGCCGGCTTACCAGGAGCGGCGGTGCAGGGCGAGGTGGAGGGTGTCCACGGCCTGGATGAGGGCGGAGCGGGCCGAATCGGTGCGGCAGTGCGAGTCGAGCAGGACGAAGCCGTGCACCACGCCCTGGTAGCGGGTGGCCACCACCGGCACCCCGGCCCGGCGCAGCCGGGCCGCGTAGGCCTCGCCCTCGTCCCGCAGCACGTCGGCCTCGGCGGTGATCACCAGCGCCGGTGGGAGCCCGGCGAGTTCCTCCAGTCCGGCGCGCAGCGGGGCCGCCAGGGACTGCGCCCGGCCGGCCGGGTCGGGCAGGTAGGCGTCCCAGAACCGGCGCATGTCCGCCCGGTGGAGGAAGTACCCGTCGGCGAAGGCACGGTAGGAGGGGGTGTCGAAGTCCGCGTCGGTCACCGGGCAGATCAGCACCTGGTGGAGCAGCTCGGGGCCGCCGCGCCGGCGCAGGAGCAGGGTGAGCGCCGCGACCAGGTTGGCGCCCGCGGAGTCGCCGGCGGCGGCGATCCGGCT of the Kitasatospora sp. NBC_01246 genome contains:
- a CDS encoding helix-turn-helix domain-containing protein, whose product is MPVLAPVPVPVLVPSGHAPSGHVPFAASIAGHRLGPLRVSSIVAGPWPAAHGRSVVLCGRGDHITLVLPRHGTAALLLDGHGVPLRPGEFAVARTGRPVVLEVSEAFSGTAFHWPRAAAGVAEEDLRELSGTAFRSDTGTAALVAAYLDRLARPGVAPEPQVAARLAGTALDLLTVLAHEHRRRAAGPVPEEVLATIARTKEYILRRLPDPGLSPEGIAAAHHFSVRYLHKLFQYEGVTVGRWIQRRRLEMCRRDLARPSARPATVAAVAGRWGFVSTSHFSRVFRTTYGLTPRAWQSTAHDPATHPALPG
- a CDS encoding alpha/beta hydrolase; this encodes MSESTTPEAPGPILDDGLQDFLAARAHARRVRTAAPPGGSAPEPLDLAFLAGPHPSDGHRDTVATRLALPTPAGHVRIQVIRPVDAARPTPVVLFLHGLGWVLGDADSYRHLLREFAVGADAAVVLVDYGRPPAERFPVAVEQCYAVARWIAAHGHEIGLDGSRIAAAGDSAGANLVAALTLLLRRRGGPELLHQVLICPVTDADFDTPSYRAFADGYFLHRADMRRFWDAYLPDPAGRAQSLAAPLRAGLEELAGLPPALVITAEADVLRDEGEAYAARLRRAGVPVVATRYQGVVHGFVLLDSHCRTDSARSALIQAVDTLHLALHRRSW